The following are encoded in a window of Roseimaritima ulvae genomic DNA:
- the ileS gene encoding isoleucine--tRNA ligase, which yields MFKAVSTDVSFPKREQLVLDLWEQRDIYAKSLARRADAPAFVFYEGPPTANGLPHPGHCLTRAIKDVFPRYKTMQGFRCERKAGWDTHGLPVEVEVGKELGIHSKEEIEAYGIEPFIQRCQQSVWRYMQQWERLTKRLGFWVDLESAYVTYHQSYVESVWWSLKNLFDRGLLYQGHKIVWWWAQGGTALSSGEVGQGYRQVADPSVFVKFPLIEHPQQSLLVWTTTPWTLPSNMYAAVHPDLEYALVSVADSEDQLWIAAALVETIATKTKQELTVLKTCSGSDLIGLRYRPPFDFYYADKADDRGELLDGTSEYHYWRVLAADFVTTESGTGLVHQAPAFGEVDYEVLATDQQRFVEGQQPELFHCVAADGKFTAEAGPFAGLWVKDGDRPIIRDLKERGLLLFQEQYLHDYPFCWRADEDPLIQYPRESWFIRTTQFKDRMLENNAQIGWLPEHIRDGRFGNFLASNVDWALSRERFWGTPLPIWVCQQTGRMEAIGAYEELLDKPGVAGLDVWENAKAANPDLADDLRVHKPYIDAVTYDSPFAPGARMQRVSEVIDCWYDSGAMPFAQVGYPHQEGSKEKFESQFPADFISEALDQTRGWFYSQLAISTLLFGPQDGDDQSAGQDNSVGDDNAATPQPWPHPFRNCIVLGLMMAEWYEPKKSDDKKTIALTEAEAKEKFGKAYEKKVGKMSKQLRNYRSPDEIFDLYGADALRWYFFANQPPWTSILYSERTIRDSIPEFLLRLWNVFSFFTIYAEIDEFDPTSGVTHRNGQLSAEELKTGKGYRAASERAEIDRWILSELNRTIAAVTERMDAYDNYGACQQITALVDGLSNWYVRRSRDRYWAKDKTSPDKLDAYWTLYETLLEITKLIAPFVPFLAESLWQELTKPFAGKCETAESVHLCDYPTSDPQRVDATLSTRMELLREIASLGRSARAEAKLKVRQPLASVTVVLPNQQHVQWLKAHDALVQNELNVKQVEYVTDAEDLVHYSIQPNFKRLGPRVGKNIPLVKQLLGEADGGQLMAELQANGFIELTLDDSTLKLDSEDVQVRLQAHEGSAATQGPNSVVVLSTHVTPELFREGIARDLIRFIQSRRKEMGCDFVDRIVVGILTESSDVKKAVSEHQDMIQRETLADAILDSRVPGSEPQSLTVAGEDGELSVAKA from the coding sequence ATGTTCAAAGCAGTATCGACGGATGTCTCGTTTCCCAAACGTGAACAGCTGGTGTTGGACCTTTGGGAGCAGCGTGACATCTACGCCAAGTCGCTGGCTCGCCGTGCCGATGCGCCGGCTTTTGTATTTTACGAAGGCCCCCCCACCGCAAACGGCTTGCCGCACCCCGGTCATTGCCTGACCCGTGCCATCAAAGACGTATTCCCTCGCTACAAAACGATGCAAGGGTTCCGCTGCGAACGCAAAGCGGGTTGGGATACGCACGGCCTTCCGGTGGAAGTCGAAGTCGGCAAAGAACTGGGCATCCATAGCAAGGAAGAAATCGAAGCTTACGGCATTGAACCGTTCATCCAACGCTGCCAACAAAGCGTGTGGCGGTACATGCAGCAATGGGAACGGCTGACCAAACGCCTGGGCTTTTGGGTCGATCTCGAATCGGCTTACGTGACCTACCACCAAAGCTATGTGGAAAGCGTGTGGTGGAGTCTAAAAAATCTTTTCGATCGCGGGCTGTTGTATCAAGGCCATAAGATCGTCTGGTGGTGGGCTCAGGGCGGCACGGCACTGTCCTCTGGCGAAGTCGGTCAGGGCTATCGGCAGGTGGCCGACCCCAGCGTATTTGTCAAATTCCCCTTGATCGAGCATCCGCAGCAAAGCTTACTGGTCTGGACCACTACGCCCTGGACGTTGCCCAGCAATATGTACGCTGCGGTGCATCCGGACCTGGAATACGCCCTGGTCTCGGTGGCCGACAGCGAGGATCAGCTGTGGATCGCTGCGGCTCTGGTGGAAACGATCGCCACCAAGACCAAACAAGAACTGACGGTTCTAAAAACCTGCAGCGGCAGCGACCTGATCGGTTTGCGCTATCGCCCTCCGTTTGATTTTTATTATGCCGACAAAGCCGATGACCGTGGAGAGTTGCTCGACGGCACGTCCGAATATCACTACTGGCGAGTCCTGGCCGCGGACTTCGTGACCACCGAAAGCGGCACCGGCTTGGTGCATCAAGCGCCGGCGTTTGGCGAAGTCGACTATGAAGTTCTGGCTACCGATCAACAACGTTTTGTCGAAGGCCAACAACCCGAACTGTTTCACTGCGTGGCCGCCGACGGGAAATTCACCGCCGAAGCCGGACCGTTTGCCGGGCTGTGGGTCAAGGACGGCGACCGGCCGATCATCCGCGATTTAAAAGAACGCGGGTTGCTACTGTTCCAAGAACAATACCTGCACGATTATCCGTTCTGTTGGCGAGCCGACGAAGATCCGCTGATCCAGTACCCGCGAGAAAGCTGGTTCATCCGCACGACGCAGTTCAAAGACCGGATGCTGGAAAACAATGCCCAGATCGGTTGGCTGCCCGAACATATCCGCGACGGCCGGTTCGGTAACTTCCTGGCCTCCAACGTCGACTGGGCTCTGTCGCGCGAGCGGTTCTGGGGAACTCCGCTGCCGATCTGGGTCTGTCAGCAAACCGGCCGCATGGAAGCCATCGGCGCTTATGAAGAATTGCTGGACAAGCCCGGCGTCGCCGGCTTGGACGTCTGGGAAAACGCCAAAGCCGCCAATCCCGACCTGGCCGACGACCTCCGCGTTCACAAACCCTACATCGACGCGGTGACCTACGATTCGCCCTTTGCGCCGGGAGCCCGGATGCAGCGGGTGAGCGAAGTCATCGACTGCTGGTATGACAGCGGCGCGATGCCCTTCGCCCAGGTCGGGTATCCGCATCAGGAAGGCAGCAAAGAGAAGTTCGAGAGCCAGTTCCCCGCCGACTTCATCAGCGAAGCGCTCGACCAAACCCGTGGCTGGTTCTACAGTCAGCTGGCGATCAGCACGTTGTTGTTCGGCCCACAAGATGGCGATGACCAGTCTGCCGGCCAAGACAATTCCGTCGGCGACGACAACGCCGCGACTCCACAGCCCTGGCCGCATCCGTTTCGCAACTGCATCGTGCTGGGCCTGATGATGGCCGAGTGGTACGAACCCAAGAAGTCGGATGACAAGAAAACGATCGCCTTAACCGAGGCGGAAGCCAAAGAGAAGTTCGGCAAGGCTTATGAGAAGAAGGTCGGCAAGATGTCGAAACAGCTGCGGAACTACCGCAGCCCCGACGAAATCTTCGACCTCTATGGCGCCGACGCCCTGCGGTGGTATTTCTTCGCCAACCAACCGCCCTGGACCTCGATCCTGTACAGCGAACGCACGATCCGCGATTCGATCCCCGAATTCCTGCTGCGGCTGTGGAACGTGTTCAGCTTCTTCACGATCTACGCCGAGATCGACGAATTTGATCCGACCTCTGGTGTAACGCATCGTAATGGTCAGTTGTCGGCGGAGGAGTTGAAAACCGGCAAGGGTTATCGAGCGGCTTCCGAACGCGCTGAAATCGATCGCTGGATCCTGTCGGAACTGAATCGCACGATCGCGGCGGTCACCGAACGCATGGACGCCTACGACAACTACGGCGCCTGTCAACAGATCACGGCTTTGGTCGATGGACTGAGCAACTGGTACGTGCGCCGCAGCCGCGACCGCTATTGGGCCAAAGATAAAACTTCGCCCGACAAGCTGGACGCTTATTGGACGCTGTATGAAACGCTATTGGAGATCACCAAGCTGATCGCTCCGTTTGTGCCGTTCCTGGCCGAAAGTTTATGGCAGGAGCTGACTAAACCCTTTGCCGGTAAGTGCGAAACGGCGGAAAGCGTTCACCTGTGTGATTACCCGACCAGCGATCCGCAGCGCGTCGATGCGACGTTGTCGACGCGGATGGAATTGTTGCGAGAAATCGCTTCGCTGGGACGCAGCGCTCGGGCCGAAGCCAAGCTGAAAGTCCGCCAACCGTTGGCTTCGGTCACCGTGGTGCTGCCCAATCAACAACACGTGCAATGGCTGAAAGCCCACGACGCGTTGGTACAGAATGAACTGAACGTCAAACAGGTCGAGTACGTCACCGACGCGGAAGACCTGGTGCACTACAGCATCCAACCCAACTTCAAACGCTTGGGCCCGCGAGTCGGCAAAAACATTCCGCTGGTCAAGCAGCTGTTGGGCGAAGCCGACGGCGGCCAGTTGATGGCGGAACTGCAAGCCAACGGGTTCATCGAATTGACTTTGGACGATTCGACGCTGAAGTTGGACAGCGAAGACGTGCAGGTGCGATTGCAAGCCCATGAAGGCTCCGCTGCCACTCAGGGACCTAACAGCGTGGTCGTACTTAGCACTCACGTCACCCCCGAACTGTTCCGCGAAGGCATCGCCAGGGACTTGATTCGTTTTATTCAAAGCCGCCGCAAAGAGATGGGCTGTGACTTTGTCGATCGCATCGTGGTCGGCATCCTGACCGAAAGCAGCGACGTCAAGAAAGCCGTAAGCGAACACCAGGACATGATCCAGCGAGAAACGCTGGCCGATGCGATCCTCGATTCACGCGTGCCGGGCTCGGAACCGCAGTCCTTAACGGTCGCCGGAGAAGACGGCGAGTTGAGCGTCGCCAAAGCGTAG
- a CDS encoding AEC family transporter, translated as MDDLLPIASRVFGVFLVMIAGGFCRRARWLTAEADRSLANLTANVLLPALFFDRMISSESARSLTSTWFPPLLGFAFTALGIGLAALVAYLIGPRIGLKTEAHRRAFVLCVGICNYGYIPLPLAQQFYPEAEVTLIVHNVGVDLALWSLGILVVAGRVGTQWRRLIASPPLVAVLIGVALKQTGASDYLPLPFLQMTRALGQCAVPLGLLLGGAIIVDYLPRMKWHEGKRVLAVASVLRLLIVPCVMLLFARFALGEPTLQQVLLLQAAMPAATFPIVLVRLYGQDVGTAVQVVLGTSLIAIVTIPLWLLAGAWWLGLGG; from the coding sequence ATGGATGATTTATTGCCGATCGCCTCGCGCGTATTCGGCGTGTTTCTGGTGATGATCGCGGGCGGTTTCTGCCGGCGAGCTCGCTGGCTGACCGCCGAAGCGGATCGCTCGTTGGCCAATTTAACGGCCAACGTGTTGTTGCCCGCCTTGTTCTTTGATCGGATGATCAGCAGCGAGTCGGCGCGGTCGCTGACTTCGACTTGGTTTCCACCCCTGCTGGGTTTCGCCTTTACGGCCTTGGGGATCGGACTCGCCGCCTTGGTCGCGTACTTGATCGGTCCTCGGATTGGTCTCAAGACCGAAGCTCATCGCCGTGCTTTTGTGCTGTGCGTGGGGATCTGCAACTACGGCTATATTCCCTTGCCCCTGGCCCAGCAGTTTTATCCCGAAGCGGAAGTCACGTTGATCGTGCACAACGTGGGGGTCGACCTGGCGCTGTGGAGTTTGGGGATTTTGGTGGTGGCCGGTCGCGTCGGCACGCAGTGGCGGCGATTGATTGCCAGCCCGCCATTGGTCGCCGTGCTGATCGGGGTCGCGCTGAAGCAAACCGGGGCAAGCGATTACCTGCCGCTGCCGTTTCTGCAAATGACGCGGGCGCTCGGCCAGTGCGCGGTCCCGCTGGGATTGTTGTTGGGCGGAGCCATCATCGTCGACTATTTGCCGCGGATGAAATGGCACGAAGGCAAACGCGTGCTGGCGGTGGCCTCGGTGTTGCGATTGCTGATCGTGCCCTGCGTGATGCTGCTGTTTGCCCGCTTTGCCCTGGGGGAACCGACGCTGCAGCAGGTCTTGTTGCTGCAGGCGGCGATGCCCGCGGCCACGTTCCCGATCGTGCTGGTGCGGTTGTACGGCCAGGATGTGGGAACCGCTGTACAGGTGGTGTTGGGAACCTCACTGATCGCGATCGTCACGATTCCCTTGTGGTTATTGGCGGGAGCTTGGTGGCTGGGGCTGGGCGGCTAG
- a CDS encoding penicillin-binding protein activator LpoB, translated as MRRRDFLKLHVAWAPLAALGISAGCAGRRYAHILKPGDTDLVGSHQAGSAVWNPLVDEAVAKLLSRCPTVQPAAYQAAPGQLPPPQPNGPATVCFIGIENKGIEELVDFKDQLYERIDSQINGNAGFRSISRRMVDAALLETRLRPDSLFVPHNRDVFAAALGRQGAPVDHLLYARITSGTTERNESTQRDYLLTLEMVDLHSGEYIKESATISKGYHKSRAGKIWNYGLFNQADG; from the coding sequence ATGCGACGACGCGATTTTCTCAAACTCCACGTTGCCTGGGCTCCCCTGGCCGCCCTGGGCATCTCCGCAGGATGTGCCGGCCGCCGCTATGCTCACATCCTCAAACCGGGCGATACCGATCTGGTGGGCAGCCATCAAGCCGGCTCGGCAGTCTGGAACCCGCTGGTCGATGAAGCGGTGGCGAAACTGCTGTCACGCTGTCCAACCGTTCAGCCCGCTGCGTACCAAGCCGCCCCCGGCCAACTCCCGCCCCCGCAGCCCAACGGACCAGCCACGGTCTGTTTCATCGGGATCGAAAACAAAGGCATCGAAGAGCTGGTGGATTTTAAAGACCAGCTGTACGAGCGAATCGATTCGCAAATCAACGGCAACGCGGGCTTCCGCAGCATCAGCCGCCGGATGGTCGACGCGGCCCTGCTGGAAACCCGCCTGCGGCCCGATTCGCTGTTTGTGCCCCACAACCGCGACGTGTTCGCCGCCGCTCTCGGCCGCCAAGGCGCGCCGGTCGACCACCTGCTGTACGCTCGCATCACATCGGGCACCACCGAACGCAATGAGTCCACCCAGCGGGACTATCTGCTGACTTTGGAAATGGTCGACCTGCACAGCGGCGAATACATCAAAGAATCAGCCACGATCAGCAAGGGATACCACAAATCGCGAGCCGGCAAGATCTGGAATTACGGTCTGTTCAATCAAGCCGACGGCTGA
- a CDS encoding nickel-dependent lactate racemase family protein yields the protein MTKPTRSDVNLPRLQDLPAAESAISWDFMPSGFQRLSDPRPAARAAVEQPLDFPPLSEVVVPGDSVTIAVDPNVPDLQDVVAGIVDALPLGDLGDVIVLLNEEALESTLEALREVLPEAVVVKQHDAATQDAMAYLAANQAGDPLYLNRDLTFADLVIPVVLTRPHGSLDPDWVYGGIAPALADATSRRRYRYDLLMRRQQEQVEPRQVAWLLGYQLMVAVTPTVEGQIYKIEAGTADGIYDKLKPDTESNRQPATDDAVDLVLAYVDGDQQQQTWENIGRALHVARSLVQPGGTIALITAVDDPPRGSLLRLRELQSGNEDEIRKRLLKDNDRYALVATLLLDAMRDGRVVLYSPLEAERVEQLGLGALDTPQALDRLVSEHTRPGLLHCAQFCSPSQAD from the coding sequence ATGACAAAGCCCACGCGTTCCGACGTGAATCTTCCCCGCTTACAAGATCTACCCGCAGCCGAATCGGCGATCAGCTGGGATTTCATGCCCTCCGGTTTTCAGCGTTTGAGCGATCCGCGGCCCGCGGCGCGGGCCGCGGTCGAGCAGCCCCTGGATTTTCCTCCGCTGAGCGAGGTCGTGGTGCCAGGCGACAGCGTGACGATCGCCGTCGACCCCAATGTGCCCGATCTGCAGGACGTGGTCGCTGGAATCGTCGACGCTTTGCCGCTGGGCGATTTGGGCGACGTGATCGTGTTATTGAACGAAGAAGCCTTGGAGTCGACGCTGGAAGCGTTGCGCGAGGTGTTGCCCGAAGCGGTCGTTGTCAAACAGCACGACGCGGCTACTCAAGATGCCATGGCCTATTTGGCGGCCAACCAAGCCGGCGATCCGCTGTATTTAAATCGCGACTTGACCTTTGCCGATCTGGTCATCCCGGTTGTCTTGACGCGTCCCCACGGTTCGCTCGATCCGGACTGGGTATATGGCGGCATCGCTCCGGCTTTGGCCGACGCGACCAGTCGCCGGCGGTATCGCTACGATTTGCTGATGCGACGCCAGCAGGAACAAGTCGAACCGAGGCAGGTGGCTTGGTTGCTGGGATATCAATTGATGGTCGCCGTGACGCCGACCGTGGAAGGCCAGATCTACAAGATCGAAGCCGGCACGGCGGACGGGATCTACGACAAGCTAAAACCCGACACCGAATCCAACCGACAACCGGCTACCGACGATGCGGTGGATTTGGTGTTGGCGTACGTGGATGGCGACCAGCAACAACAAACCTGGGAAAACATCGGTCGAGCCCTGCATGTCGCTCGTTCGTTGGTGCAGCCGGGCGGCACCATCGCGTTAATCACCGCGGTTGACGACCCGCCTCGCGGGTCGCTGTTACGGCTGCGGGAATTGCAGTCCGGCAACGAAGACGAAATCCGCAAACGGTTGCTCAAAGACAACGACCGCTATGCTTTGGTGGCCACATTGCTGCTGGACGCCATGCGAGACGGTCGCGTCGTGTTGTACTCGCCACTGGAAGCCGAACGGGTCGAGCAACTGGGCCTGGGAGCGCTCGACACGCCCCAGGCGTTGGACCGCTTGGTCAGCGAGCACACACGTCCCGGGCTGTTGCACTGCGCCCAATTCTGCAGCCCCAGCCAAGCGGATTGA
- a CDS encoding rhamnulokinase has translation MPAPPSHLAIDLGASGGRVIAGSLDNGQLRLETTHRFVNDPVFVQASMQWDTLGLWREIQTGLKLAAQQAEAAGGSIRSVGVDTWGVDYVLLGSDNQPVAPAYHYRDHRNDGMVEKAFEIVPRDEIFAATGLQFMQINSLYQLLSAQQTNPQRLQLAESFLMMADYFHWLLCGERSVEITNASTSQMLNPQTGDWAGALIERMGLPRRIFGPLSQPGTVLAPIQPSVAARTGLNDVPVILPASHDTASAVLAVPAQGFAPEKPDWCYISSGTWSLMGCELPAPLVNARCAELNFTNEGGVRGSTRLLKNIGGLWVFQQIRAALERRGQAASWSEMVAEAEQSPPFALLIDPDHEEFLAPADMVDAICGYAGRSGQPVPADNGALYRAALEGLALRYRICLEMLESLVGNSIRTIHVVGGGSMNHLLCQMTADACRREVVAGPGEATATGNVLMQMIGSGLLQSVDEARALVRDSMQPTTFEPRNPDPWDEAAEKFVQLP, from the coding sequence GTGCCTGCACCTCCCTCTCATCTTGCCATCGACCTGGGCGCCTCAGGCGGGCGCGTCATCGCCGGTTCCCTGGATAACGGCCAATTGCGGCTGGAGACCACACACCGGTTTGTCAACGATCCCGTGTTTGTGCAGGCCAGCATGCAGTGGGACACGCTGGGATTGTGGCGAGAAATCCAAACCGGCCTGAAACTCGCCGCCCAACAAGCCGAAGCGGCCGGCGGTTCAATTCGCTCGGTGGGCGTCGACACTTGGGGCGTCGATTACGTGCTGCTGGGCAGCGACAACCAGCCCGTCGCGCCGGCCTACCATTACCGCGACCATCGCAATGACGGGATGGTGGAAAAGGCCTTCGAAATCGTTCCCCGAGACGAAATCTTCGCCGCCACGGGGCTGCAGTTCATGCAGATTAATTCGCTGTATCAATTGCTGTCCGCCCAGCAAACGAATCCGCAACGACTGCAGTTGGCGGAAAGCTTTTTGATGATGGCGGACTATTTCCATTGGTTGCTGTGCGGCGAACGCTCGGTCGAAATCACCAACGCTTCGACCAGCCAAATGCTGAATCCGCAAACCGGCGATTGGGCGGGAGCGTTGATCGAACGCATGGGCCTGCCACGACGCATCTTCGGCCCGCTTTCCCAACCGGGCACCGTGTTGGCGCCGATCCAGCCCTCGGTGGCCGCACGCACCGGTCTGAACGACGTGCCCGTGATCCTGCCCGCGTCGCACGACACCGCTTCGGCCGTGCTCGCCGTCCCCGCGCAAGGCTTTGCACCGGAGAAACCGGATTGGTGTTACATCAGCAGCGGCACGTGGTCGCTGATGGGCTGCGAGCTGCCCGCGCCGTTGGTCAACGCCCGCTGTGCGGAATTAAATTTCACCAACGAAGGCGGCGTCCGCGGCAGTACGCGGTTATTGAAAAACATCGGCGGGCTGTGGGTCTTCCAACAGATCCGGGCGGCGTTGGAGCGACGGGGACAAGCCGCCTCGTGGTCCGAGATGGTGGCCGAGGCCGAACAGTCACCGCCCTTCGCCCTGTTGATCGACCCGGACCACGAAGAATTCCTGGCGCCGGCCGATATGGTCGATGCGATCTGCGGCTACGCCGGTCGCAGCGGGCAACCGGTGCCAGCGGACAACGGCGCGTTGTATCGCGCGGCCCTGGAAGGCTTGGCGTTGCGGTACCGCATCTGTCTGGAAATGTTGGAATCGTTGGTGGGCAATTCGATTCGCACGATTCACGTCGTCGGCGGCGGTTCGATGAACCATTTGCTGTGCCAGATGACTGCCGATGCCTGTCGCCGAGAAGTCGTCGCCGGTCCGGGCGAAGCCACGGCCACGGGCAACGTGCTGATGCAAATGATCGGCAGCGGCCTGTTGCAGTCGGTCGACGAAGCTCGAGCATTGGTGCGAGACAGCATGCAGCCGACCACCTTCGAACCCCGCAACCCAGACCCCTGGGACGAAGCCGCCGAGAAATTTGTCCAGCTGCCCTAA
- a CDS encoding sulfatase family protein: MPEFSSLIRRFCSASAAVVCLAVCLLGGDLRAAERPNVVLVLCDDIRWDALSCAGHPHLKTPHIDRLASEGLYFENMFCTTSLCSPSRASILSGLYAHAHGITNNFTDYPAELASFPRTLQSDGYRTAYIGKWHMGEQNDEPRPGFDTFITHKGQGKYFDTEFNIDGQGARVVPGYYTTVVTDMAIDWLGKQDVEQKPFMLMLGQKAPHSFYFPEPKYEHSFDDVEINYPHSSFQLEDKPQWIRQRLKTWHGIYGPLFDWRKEFPDDSAEGVMDFARMVRAYWGTILSVDDSVGRLVAKLEQMGQLDNTVFVFMGDNGLLEGEHGMVDKRTAHEASIRVPMIIRYPRLTPEGGKRVPQQVLTVDVAPTILDLCGVSPLKNIHGRSVRRMVTGESKDWRTGWLYYYNYEKQFPYTPNVRALRTDRWKLIRYPHGDGSPDRHMAELYDLQADPGERHNLIKHPEHQQTVKQLAAQLVQVMNDLGLEEDPMPLDEGIGQELPDEAIR; this comes from the coding sequence ATGCCTGAATTTTCATCGCTGATCCGACGATTTTGCTCGGCCTCGGCCGCCGTCGTGTGTCTTGCTGTGTGCCTGCTGGGTGGGGATTTGCGGGCGGCCGAGCGGCCCAATGTTGTGCTGGTGCTGTGCGACGACATTCGCTGGGACGCGCTGTCCTGTGCGGGACATCCGCATCTGAAAACGCCCCACATCGATCGCTTGGCCAGCGAGGGGCTGTACTTTGAAAATATGTTCTGCACGACCAGCCTGTGCTCGCCCAGTCGAGCGTCGATTCTGAGCGGGTTGTACGCCCATGCGCACGGTATTACCAACAATTTTACCGACTACCCGGCCGAGCTGGCCAGTTTTCCCCGCACGTTGCAGTCCGACGGTTACCGCACCGCCTACATCGGCAAGTGGCACATGGGCGAGCAGAACGACGAACCGCGTCCCGGCTTCGATACCTTCATCACTCACAAGGGCCAGGGCAAATATTTCGATACCGAGTTCAACATCGATGGGCAGGGAGCTCGCGTCGTGCCGGGCTACTACACGACCGTCGTGACCGACATGGCGATCGACTGGTTGGGCAAGCAGGATGTCGAACAAAAACCCTTCATGCTGATGCTGGGCCAAAAGGCGCCGCACAGTTTCTACTTTCCTGAACCCAAGTACGAACACAGCTTCGACGACGTTGAAATCAACTATCCGCATTCGTCATTCCAGCTAGAAGACAAGCCGCAGTGGATCCGCCAGCGATTGAAGACCTGGCACGGGATCTACGGGCCCTTGTTCGATTGGCGAAAAGAGTTCCCCGATGACAGTGCCGAAGGAGTGATGGATTTCGCTCGTATGGTTCGAGCCTATTGGGGAACGATCCTGTCGGTCGATGACAGCGTGGGACGGCTGGTCGCGAAACTGGAGCAGATGGGCCAGCTGGACAATACCGTGTTTGTGTTCATGGGCGACAACGGGTTGTTGGAAGGCGAGCATGGGATGGTCGACAAACGCACTGCCCACGAAGCCAGTATTCGTGTGCCGATGATCATTCGCTACCCGCGTCTGACCCCCGAGGGCGGCAAACGCGTGCCCCAGCAAGTGCTGACCGTCGACGTGGCGCCCACGATCTTGGATCTGTGCGGGGTCTCGCCGCTGAAGAACATCCACGGTCGCTCGGTTCGGCGGATGGTCACCGGCGAGTCGAAGGATTGGCGCACAGGCTGGCTGTATTACTACAACTACGAGAAGCAGTTTCCGTACACCCCCAACGTGCGAGCCCTGCGGACCGATCGCTGGAAATTGATCCGCTACCCGCATGGCGACGGCAGCCCCGACCGACACATGGCCGAACTGTATGACCTGCAGGCCGACCCCGGGGAACGCCACAATCTGATCAAGCATCCCGAACATCAACAAACGGTAAAACAATTGGCAGCTCAACTGGTTCAAGTCATGAACGATTTGGGCTTGGAAGAGGACCCGATGCCGCTGGATGAGGGCATTGGCCAAGAATTGCCGGACGAGGCGATTCGTTAG
- the guaB gene encoding IMP dehydrogenase codes for MASENGLISTQGITFDDVLLEPQYSEVMPSEVDVSTRLTNRIRLQIPFVSSPMDTVTEAEMAIALAKEGGLGIIHKNLPPERQTEEVLKVKRSANGIIVDPVTLHPDETASRAAELMDQQNVSGVPIVHADRTLAGILTRRDLRFLEHPELPISEVMTSENLVTAVGTVTLEEAERILTDKKVEKLLLIDEERKLTGLITIRDIDMMKRFPKACKDPQGRLRVGAAIGVYDFERAESLVQQGVDLLVVDSAHGHSKNVIETVREIKRRQNWDIDVVAGNIATAAGAKDLIEAGADAVKVGIGPGSICTTRVISGVGVPQISAIASAVSVADEHNIPVIADGGIRFSGDVTKALAAGASTVMIGSLFAGLTESPGKMILYQGRTFKAYRGMGSIGAMVKGSSDRYRQKDTAAGKLVPEGVEGRVPFKGPLGDFVYQLVGGLRAGMGYVGTSTIEELRKDARFIQVSAATVRENHPHDIAITQEAPNYSPDVPGGDSL; via the coding sequence ATGGCAAGCGAAAACGGCTTGATTTCCACCCAAGGAATCACCTTCGACGATGTTTTGCTCGAGCCGCAATACAGTGAAGTGATGCCTTCGGAGGTGGATGTCAGCACGCGACTGACCAACCGCATTCGGCTGCAGATCCCGTTCGTCAGTTCTCCCATGGACACGGTCACCGAGGCGGAAATGGCCATCGCGCTGGCCAAAGAGGGGGGGCTGGGCATCATCCACAAGAACTTGCCTCCCGAGCGTCAGACCGAAGAGGTGTTGAAGGTCAAACGCAGCGCCAACGGGATCATTGTCGATCCGGTTACGCTGCACCCGGACGAAACGGCCAGTCGAGCGGCCGAGCTGATGGACCAGCAAAACGTCTCCGGCGTGCCGATTGTGCATGCCGACCGCACGCTGGCCGGGATCCTGACCCGTCGCGATCTGAGGTTCCTAGAGCACCCAGAACTCCCCATTTCCGAAGTCATGACCAGTGAGAATCTGGTCACGGCGGTAGGGACTGTAACGCTTGAGGAAGCTGAGCGGATTTTAACGGATAAAAAGGTGGAGAAGCTTTTACTGATTGACGAAGAAAGAAAACTAACAGGACTGATTACGATCCGCGACATCGACATGATGAAGCGGTTTCCCAAAGCCTGCAAAGATCCGCAAGGTCGTTTGCGAGTCGGAGCGGCGATTGGGGTGTATGACTTCGAGCGAGCCGAGAGTCTGGTCCAACAAGGCGTTGACTTGTTGGTGGTCGATTCGGCGCACGGTCATTCGAAAAACGTGATCGAGACGGTCCGCGAGATTAAACGACGACAGAACTGGGACATCGACGTCGTGGCGGGAAACATCGCCACGGCCGCCGGTGCCAAGGATTTGATTGAAGCCGGTGCCGACGCCGTCAAAGTGGGCATTGGGCCTGGATCGATCTGCACGACCCGCGTCATCAGTGGCGTTGGCGTGCCCCAGATAAGCGCCATCGCTTCGGCGGTGAGCGTTGCCGACGAACACAACATTCCTGTGATCGCTGACGGCGGAATTCGCTTCAGCGGTGACGTAACCAAGGCCCTCGCGGCCGGTGCCAGTACCGTCATGATCGGCAGCTTGTTTGCCGGCCTGACCGAAAGCCCCGGCAAGATGATCCTCTACCAAGGACGCACCTTTAAGGCGTACCGCGGGATGGGATCGATCGGTGCGATGGTCAAAGGCAGCAGCGATCGGTACCGACAAAAAGACACCGCGGCGGGCAAATTGGTCCCCGAAGGTGTCGAAGGTCGAGTGCCCTTCAAAGGCCCCTTGGGCGATTTCGTCTACCAGTTGGTGGGCGGGCTGCGAGCGGGAATGGGGTACGTCGGAACCAGTACGATTGAAGAGCTGCGTAAGGACGCGCGGTTCATCCAAGTATCGGCGGCGACGGTTCGGGAGAATCACCCGCATGACATCGCGATCACGCAAGAAGCACCTAACTACAGTCCCGACGTGCCTGGCGGAGATTCTCTGTAA